In Methanosarcina siciliae T4/M, one genomic interval encodes:
- a CDS encoding transposase, whose amino-acid sequence MEGQIKEVKTRILALWETVKDKHYLQTISGISDLMAAMSWAELGDVENFQHPDQIVAFAGYDPKVN is encoded by the coding sequence ATGGAAGGCCAGATAAAAGAAGTAAAAACCAGGATTTTGGCTCTCTGGGAAACGGTGAAAGATAAACATTACCTTCAGACAATTTCTGGAATTAGCGATTTAATGGCAGCTATGAGCTGGGCGGAACTTGGAGACGTGGAGAACTTTCAGCATCCAGACCAGATCGTCGCTTTTGCAGGATATGATCCAAAAGTAAATTGA
- the pheA gene encoding prephenate dehydratase yields MIIGVMGPEGSYSERAAKLWAQKNSLKDAEFRYFADIEDAFLAAVKGDADISVIPVENSIEGSVGVTLDLLHENEAVIIGEIVVKIEHCLLSKGGPEKIRVILSHPQGLAQCRHFLKRHFPEAELRSTGSTSHAARLAGEFEEMAAIASPEAADRYGLKILLSNIQDRKENHTRFIIIRAGNKISPEQTMGAAGVEGESALESCRGAEPESRPETAKEKVYQSACKTSLIVYLEKDRPGALYELLGAFAKRGINLTKIESRPSKKELGDYYFYIDFEGHTSDALIKDALKDIKSKAGTKSKANTLKVLGSYPAFRDFI; encoded by the coding sequence ATGATCATAGGTGTAATGGGGCCGGAAGGCTCTTATTCGGAAAGGGCTGCAAAGCTGTGGGCTCAGAAAAATAGCTTGAAAGACGCTGAGTTTCGTTACTTTGCAGATATAGAGGACGCTTTCCTGGCTGCAGTTAAGGGAGATGCAGACATCTCCGTAATCCCTGTAGAAAACTCCATCGAAGGTTCCGTAGGAGTCACCCTCGACCTACTCCATGAAAACGAGGCTGTCATAATCGGGGAAATTGTTGTTAAAATCGAGCACTGCTTGCTCTCCAAAGGCGGGCCTGAGAAGATCCGGGTCATCCTCTCCCACCCACAGGGGCTTGCCCAGTGCAGGCATTTCCTGAAAAGGCATTTTCCTGAAGCGGAACTCCGGAGCACGGGCAGCACTTCCCATGCGGCAAGGCTGGCAGGGGAGTTTGAGGAAATGGCTGCGATAGCATCCCCAGAGGCGGCAGATCGTTACGGGCTCAAAATCCTGCTCTCAAATATCCAGGACAGAAAGGAAAACCACACCCGTTTTATTATTATCCGTGCCGGGAATAAGATTTCACCGGAGCAGACTATGGGCGCTGCAGGTGTTGAAGGGGAATCGGCTCTTGAGTCCTGCCGGGGTGCAGAGCCTGAGTCTCGTCCCGAAACCGCAAAGGAAAAGGTTTACCAGTCGGCCTGCAAGACATCTCTTATCGTATACCTGGAAAAAGACCGTCCCGGAGCATTGTACGAACTTCTGGGAGCTTTTGCAAAGAGAGGGATCAACCTTACTAAAATCGAGTCAAGGCCTTCCAAAAAGGAACTTGGAGATTACTACTTCTACATCGACTTTGAAGGCCATACAAGCGATGCACTTATAAAAGATGCCCTAAAAGATATAAAATCAAAAGCAGGTACAAAGTCAAAAGCCAATACTTTAAAAGTACTGGGTTCCTATCCGGCCTTCAGGGATTTCATATAA
- a CDS encoding PhzF family phenazine biosynthesis protein yields MNEGWIELNFPALPEEKTEPPAELREALGVKASYVGKNIFYLVEVESEETVRAIKPDFPKLLEVPARGVIITAKAGAEVGEYDFVSRFFTPEIGIWGDSATGSAH; encoded by the coding sequence ATGAACGAGGGATGGATCGAATTAAATTTTCCGGCATTACCTGAAGAAAAAACCGAACCCCCGGCAGAGCTGCGGGAAGCACTGGGGGTTAAAGCAAGCTATGTCGGGAAGAACATATTTTACCTGGTAGAAGTAGAATCCGAAGAAACAGTAAGAGCAATTAAACCGGATTTCCCGAAACTGCTGGAAGTCCCGGCAAGGGGAGTAATTATTACAGCGAAAGCCGGAGCCGAAGTCGGAGAATACGATTTCGTATCGAGGTTTTTCACACCGGAAATCGGAATATGGGGAGACTCTGCCACAGGGTCGGCTCACTGA